From Planctomicrobium piriforme, a single genomic window includes:
- a CDS encoding amidophosphoribosyltransferase, translating into MSELHHECGVAAVYHFGQEKNSPVAMPYGRGRVSRLIPRMLLDIQNRGQLAAGMTTYKPFDKDLLLTHKRVGTVSEVFRMSRKSKYQKLMDKHEGPAAIGHVRYATCGRDDPSYAQPFERSHLEKRKWFAFGFNGQLANYPELRNEIRSQGDFHLARETDTETLMHLMSQEIAECSDINPRDLLSNVSQRLDGAYNITFINARGTMFVSRDPNGFRPLCYAVRDGFFAAASESVALTNIGFDPEEVQDLDPGCAAIIEDGEFRIERYAPAVRVSHCFFEWIYFANVCSRLDSQSVYLSRKFLGEELAMQEQESTVNAIVVPVPDTAKAAAEGMAFSLGVPCLEGLMRHRALGRTFIESEDREAKARMKYIPLPEVLRGKRVFLVDDTIVRSTTMRTLVDQIRTKGGAAEVHIRVACPPIMAPCFYGIDMPDVNDLFAPKFLAQKQLITPEVEAEMARHFNADSLRYLPVRSIAKAVNKDPDQLCQACLTGDYPTPAGERLYNLSIENVGVDGRAGRRLVEEDVEPVLPPARL; encoded by the coding sequence ATGTCTGAACTGCATCACGAATGCGGTGTTGCCGCGGTCTATCACTTTGGGCAGGAGAAAAACTCTCCCGTGGCCATGCCGTATGGCCGTGGCCGCGTCTCCCGTCTGATTCCGCGCATGCTGCTCGACATCCAGAACCGCGGCCAGCTCGCCGCCGGGATGACGACGTACAAGCCCTTCGACAAAGACCTGCTCCTCACGCATAAACGGGTCGGCACGGTGTCGGAAGTCTTCCGCATGAGCCGGAAGTCGAAATACCAGAAGCTGATGGACAAGCACGAAGGCCCCGCCGCCATCGGGCACGTCCGCTACGCCACTTGCGGGCGTGACGACCCCAGCTACGCACAGCCGTTCGAACGCTCGCATCTCGAAAAACGAAAATGGTTCGCCTTCGGCTTCAACGGCCAACTGGCGAACTACCCGGAGCTCCGCAACGAAATCCGCTCGCAGGGAGACTTCCACCTCGCGCGCGAAACGGACACCGAAACGCTCATGCACCTGATGAGTCAGGAAATTGCCGAGTGTTCGGACATCAACCCCCGCGACTTGCTGTCAAACGTCTCGCAGCGACTCGATGGCGCTTACAACATCACGTTCATCAACGCCCGCGGGACGATGTTCGTCTCCCGCGACCCCAACGGTTTCCGCCCGCTCTGTTATGCGGTGCGAGACGGGTTCTTCGCCGCCGCGAGCGAAAGCGTCGCGTTGACGAACATTGGCTTCGATCCTGAAGAAGTCCAGGATCTCGATCCCGGATGTGCGGCGATTATCGAAGACGGTGAATTCCGCATCGAGCGCTACGCTCCGGCTGTCAGAGTGTCACACTGCTTCTTTGAGTGGATTTATTTCGCCAACGTCTGCAGCCGGCTCGATTCGCAAAGCGTCTATCTGAGCCGCAAGTTTCTCGGCGAAGAACTTGCCATGCAGGAACAGGAATCGACGGTCAACGCGATCGTGGTGCCAGTGCCTGACACCGCCAAGGCCGCCGCCGAGGGGATGGCGTTCTCGCTGGGAGTTCCCTGTCTCGAAGGTTTGATGCGGCATCGTGCCCTCGGTCGCACATTCATTGAAAGCGAAGACCGCGAAGCGAAAGCCCGGATGAAATACATCCCGCTGCCCGAAGTGCTGCGGGGCAAACGCGTGTTCCTCGTCGACGACACCATCGTGCGTTCGACGACGATGCGGACGCTCGTCGATCAGATCCGCACCAAAGGGGGTGCGGCGGAAGTGCATATTCGCGTCGCCTGTCCGCCGATCATGGCGCCCTGCTTCTACGGCATCGACATGCCGGACGTGAACGACCTGTTCGCTCCCAAGTTTCTCGCGCAGAAACAATTGATCACGCCGGAAGTAGAAGCGGAGATGGCACGGCACTTCAATGCCGATTCACTGCGATACCTGCCGGTGAGGTCGATCGCCAAAGCGGTCAACAAAGATCCCGACCAGCTCTGCCAGGCCTGTCTAACCGGCGACTATCCGACTCCGGCCGGCGAACGGCTCTACAACCTGTCGATCGAAAATGTCGGCGTCGACGGCCGCGCCGGGCGTCGACTGGTCGAAGAAGACGTCGAGCCCGTGCTGCCGCCGGCGCGACTGTAG
- a CDS encoding carboxylesterase family protein, producing the protein MTGLPLRHVAVALLAIVCWLSSVRNAVAETIDCAGLPPGFQLRTITDESGTHRYALFLPRNYTPDKKWPVVLFLHGAGEKGTDGLMPLSGTFAVALEKWPDAPFIAVFPQCEDVTGRSLTGWLAANPDGQRAMQVLRGVEQEFSVDPNHRVLVGWSMGGYGAWYLAAAHPKHWSAVLTLAGGAVPGTIDLKELAAARTPVWAISGKDDPLVSYRASQELIAQLNQLGGRGTYTLLDPAGHNICPEVFASRQTFDWLLQPDSIQPDSISFQHLTPLPIRTKFFRQCQVQARRIPDVLGIRLGNEALADLAPELPTIIPRESLEGRLPDIRKQLGSANDPWNVVLADVTYRCTVEKCWLHAISGGRLGVEFQFQPLELSIGQTTLESAKHSAKAGRVSVKIGLRKPAVLKLEVQPAMVDGRLDLKLLRKSFQFDDGNWYISPPEEIEVRSPVFTSDQMTTGLIGSLYGSRQQIIDEVLMVVPRLLETVEQQMTARPAPELARVLSPLPVLIPEIEVGPSHISTDAHGVSLICDVFALSRTSDAPLPVQHPLDLNSLTQCDDLQMQVALETITRLSTVSVEQNAAQVNVLDISDEKFAVLADPMRMQQVLPELDGTQTGRLRTVLRLLSPLVLATTTKSSEVADMEFRLSAEKVALDFYDERASGPARPIGRVVFSLAQPITLRQSQADQQINVTWQDRCDVVFLSGEALAGSAVPKVNGPEFETMFRAAWLSWGAEHGSQAMSTEVSQIGNMRIRLKRLESADGDLRFELDTVSGRDGGG; encoded by the coding sequence ATGACGGGGCTACCGCTGCGACACGTCGCTGTCGCCCTCCTCGCCATCGTCTGTTGGCTCAGTTCGGTCCGCAATGCCGTCGCGGAGACCATCGACTGCGCAGGTCTTCCCCCCGGATTTCAACTGCGAACGATCACGGACGAATCCGGCACGCACCGCTACGCCCTCTTCCTCCCCCGGAACTACACGCCTGACAAGAAATGGCCTGTCGTGCTGTTTCTGCATGGAGCAGGCGAGAAAGGGACAGACGGTCTGATGCCCCTGTCCGGGACGTTCGCCGTCGCTCTTGAGAAATGGCCGGACGCTCCTTTCATCGCCGTCTTTCCGCAATGCGAAGATGTGACCGGACGCTCGCTGACGGGCTGGCTCGCGGCGAATCCCGATGGACAACGGGCGATGCAGGTGTTGCGCGGCGTCGAGCAGGAGTTCTCCGTCGACCCCAATCATCGTGTCCTCGTCGGGTGGTCGATGGGGGGCTACGGCGCCTGGTATCTGGCGGCCGCTCACCCGAAACACTGGTCCGCGGTGCTGACGCTCGCCGGCGGAGCGGTCCCCGGCACGATCGATCTCAAGGAGCTCGCCGCGGCACGGACTCCCGTCTGGGCCATCAGCGGGAAAGATGATCCATTGGTCTCGTACAGAGCCTCACAGGAGTTGATTGCACAACTCAATCAACTTGGCGGGCGGGGAACCTATACCCTGTTGGATCCCGCCGGTCATAACATCTGCCCCGAGGTCTTTGCCTCCCGTCAGACGTTCGATTGGTTGCTGCAGCCAGACTCCATCCAGCCGGACTCAATTTCCTTCCAGCATCTCACTCCCCTCCCCATCCGGACGAAGTTTTTTCGACAATGTCAGGTGCAAGCCCGACGCATCCCCGACGTGCTTGGCATCCGGCTTGGGAACGAAGCCCTGGCCGATCTCGCTCCGGAACTGCCGACGATCATTCCGCGCGAGTCATTGGAAGGCCGCTTGCCTGATATTCGGAAACAACTGGGCTCTGCCAACGATCCCTGGAACGTCGTCCTCGCGGACGTCACCTATCGCTGCACGGTCGAAAAATGCTGGCTACATGCCATTTCCGGGGGACGCCTGGGAGTGGAGTTCCAGTTTCAACCGCTGGAACTGTCAATCGGTCAGACGACGCTCGAGAGCGCAAAGCACTCGGCAAAAGCGGGGCGCGTCAGCGTGAAGATCGGACTGAGAAAGCCAGCCGTTCTCAAGCTGGAAGTTCAGCCGGCGATGGTCGACGGGCGTCTGGATCTGAAGTTACTTCGCAAGTCGTTCCAATTTGATGACGGCAATTGGTACATCTCCCCGCCTGAGGAAATTGAAGTCCGCTCGCCGGTCTTCACCAGCGACCAGATGACGACCGGTCTCATCGGCAGCCTGTACGGCAGCCGCCAGCAGATCATTGATGAAGTCCTGATGGTCGTTCCCCGACTGCTCGAAACGGTCGAACAACAGATGACCGCGCGGCCTGCCCCCGAACTCGCACGGGTGCTGTCGCCACTGCCGGTGCTGATTCCCGAAATCGAAGTCGGTCCGTCACACATCTCGACTGACGCTCACGGAGTCTCACTGATTTGCGATGTGTTCGCACTCTCCCGCACATCGGATGCCCCGCTGCCCGTCCAGCATCCGCTCGACCTCAACAGCCTGACTCAGTGCGATGATCTGCAAATGCAGGTCGCACTCGAAACGATCACACGGCTCTCCACCGTCAGCGTCGAACAGAACGCGGCTCAGGTGAACGTACTCGATATTTCAGACGAGAAGTTTGCCGTCCTGGCCGACCCGATGCGGATGCAACAGGTGCTGCCCGAACTCGACGGCACACAAACCGGCAGACTGCGAACCGTGTTGCGGCTGTTGAGTCCTCTGGTGCTGGCGACAACAACCAAGAGCAGCGAAGTCGCCGACATGGAGTTTCGACTCTCCGCCGAGAAGGTTGCTCTCGACTTCTATGATGAACGGGCTTCGGGACCAGCACGGCCGATTGGACGAGTCGTTTTCTCGCTGGCACAACCGATTACTTTGAGACAGTCTCAAGCCGACCAGCAGATCAACGTCACCTGGCAGGATCGCTGCGACGTTGTCTTTCTCTCCGGCGAAGCACTCGCGGGCAGCGCGGTTCCCAAAGTGAACGGCCCTGAATTCGAAACCATGTTTCGCGCCGCCTGGCTCAGTTGGGGGGCCGAACATGGCTCGCAGGCGATGTCGACAGAAGTCAGCCAGATCGGCAACATGCGCATTCGCTTGAAGCGGCTGGAATCGGCCGACGGCGATCTGCGGTTCGAACTCGATACGGTCTCAGGCCGGGACGGCGGCGGTTGA
- a CDS encoding 3-dehydroquinate synthase produces MSAPEHDSTDITFSVPFRHRLRFTHDVFGADEAVLLNLIEASGETAPRVQFWVDDQVAQAQPQLVARIRGFVNRHRDRMSMPGNVQICPGGEAVKNDIHILERMLKCINAADLDRRSYVIVIGGGAVLDAVGFAAAISHRGIRLIRLPTTTLAQADSGVGVKNSVNLFEKKNWVGTFAVPWAVINDDTLLSTLPDRDYRCGFSEAVKVALLKDAGEFARIENWAEQIRDREPAAARAVIRRSAELHLEHITRGGDPFEALEARPLDYGHWSAHKLEPMTKFELRHGEAVAIGVAIDTVYSSLVHGFPPADAQRVLNCLQNLGMTLFHPALLDTSVLFAGLEEFRQHLGGRLTVTMLTAIGSKIDVHEIDRDQMQTAIDTVIEFANGQSCHQSTTR; encoded by the coding sequence ATGAGCGCTCCAGAACACGATTCGACCGACATCACCTTCTCCGTCCCGTTTCGGCATCGGCTGCGGTTCACGCACGATGTGTTCGGCGCGGATGAAGCGGTTTTGCTGAACCTCATCGAAGCATCCGGCGAGACCGCGCCCCGCGTGCAATTCTGGGTCGACGATCAGGTCGCACAGGCCCAGCCGCAACTCGTCGCACGGATTCGCGGGTTCGTGAACCGGCACCGCGACCGGATGTCGATGCCGGGCAATGTGCAGATCTGCCCCGGGGGAGAAGCGGTCAAGAATGACATTCACATCCTCGAACGGATGCTGAAGTGCATTAACGCCGCCGATCTCGACCGTCGCAGTTATGTCATCGTCATTGGAGGCGGCGCAGTGCTGGATGCGGTCGGTTTCGCGGCGGCGATTTCGCATCGCGGCATCCGTCTCATCCGGCTGCCGACCACGACGCTGGCACAAGCCGACTCGGGCGTCGGCGTCAAAAACAGCGTGAACCTGTTCGAGAAGAAGAACTGGGTCGGCACGTTTGCCGTTCCCTGGGCCGTCATCAACGACGACACCCTGCTCTCGACGCTGCCAGATCGCGACTATCGTTGCGGGTTCTCGGAAGCGGTGAAAGTCGCCCTGCTCAAAGATGCCGGGGAATTTGCCCGGATCGAAAACTGGGCAGAGCAGATTCGCGATCGCGAACCGGCTGCTGCTCGGGCGGTCATTCGTCGCTCTGCCGAACTGCATCTGGAGCACATCACCCGCGGCGGCGATCCGTTCGAAGCATTGGAAGCTCGACCGCTGGATTATGGTCACTGGTCGGCCCACAAGCTGGAGCCGATGACCAAATTCGAGCTGCGACACGGCGAAGCGGTGGCGATCGGCGTGGCGATCGACACCGTGTATTCATCGCTCGTCCACGGCTTCCCGCCAGCGGACGCTCAACGGGTATTAAACTGTCTGCAGAATCTGGGGATGACGCTGTTTCATCCGGCGTTGCTCGACACCAGCGTGCTGTTTGCAGGGCTGGAAGAATTCCGCCAGCACCTGGGCGGTCGGCTGACGGTGACGATGCTGACCGCGATCGGTTCAAAGATCGATGTCCATGAGATTGACCGTGACCAGATGCAGACGGCAATTGATACTGTGATTGAGTTTGCCAATGGTCAGAGCTGTCATCAGAGCACGACGCGTTAG
- a CDS encoding tetratricopeptide repeat protein, translating to MVNFSSFAPFTSTTVIADPASFPTASTPGAEIRWTVPCIVADVMARVKSLLETGHATEALRRLNAQRYACPAFDNARAVCMMRLGHPDAAVRVLQQLTQVTANGEFRSHVPVGYKVNLATALALTGEVDEAAAILAELRAADEHSLRASELQSALDRWQGGLSMWEQFQRNLGAHVQHAVILHFAPGELP from the coding sequence ATGGTCAATTTCAGTTCGTTCGCCCCTTTCACTTCGACGACCGTGATTGCCGATCCCGCATCCTTCCCCACTGCTTCCACGCCTGGCGCGGAGATCCGCTGGACGGTGCCGTGCATCGTGGCCGATGTGATGGCCCGTGTGAAATCGCTGCTGGAAACTGGTCATGCGACCGAAGCCCTGAGGCGTCTTAATGCCCAGCGTTATGCCTGCCCGGCGTTCGACAATGCCAGAGCGGTCTGCATGATGCGTCTGGGGCACCCTGACGCGGCGGTGCGAGTGCTGCAGCAACTCACTCAGGTGACCGCCAACGGCGAATTCCGCAGCCATGTGCCGGTCGGCTACAAGGTGAATCTCGCGACGGCTCTGGCCCTTACGGGTGAAGTCGACGAAGCGGCTGCAATTCTCGCCGAGCTGCGCGCGGCCGATGAACACTCGCTACGGGCGTCTGAACTGCAGTCGGCGCTCGACCGCTGGCAGGGGGGACTGTCGATGTGGGAACAGTTTCAGCGAAACCTGGGCGCCCATGTGCAGCATGCGGTGATTCTGCACTTCGCGCCGGGTGAACTGCCCTAA
- a CDS encoding Gfo/Idh/MocA family oxidoreductase codes for MPKMSRSRRSFLQTSAGLGVATSLAPALFVNTARSEDKPRSPNSRLGVGAIGLRYQGTVITEKAREYGDIVAVCDVDRHVREQARASFGSTPQIFEDYRDLLKRKDVDVVLIGTPDHWHAKMLIDACLAGKDVYCEKPLTLTIDEGKHITKAVQETGRVVQVGSWQRSDHRFRLAVELVRQGRLGELQQVEVVLGKDVVGGPFEKTPVPKNLNWNLWQGQTPDVPYIQERCHYTFRWWQEYSGGQMTDWGAHHVDIARWAINDDPVEIEGVATYPNVTDGYNVPIDFSARYKFGNGVELTVADHGRNGIMFTGTDGRVFVNRENIQGKPVEDLATRPLSREQFNVYDYDNHDRPERAGKLDAIINHMGNFFDCVQSRRQTISDVQGQHRSISVCHLGNISMKLGRQVKWDPVQEEFPGDAQANALLKREQRAGFEVG; via the coding sequence ATGCCAAAGATGTCCCGGTCTCGACGTTCGTTCCTGCAAACATCCGCTGGGCTAGGCGTAGCAACATCGCTGGCGCCGGCTCTGTTCGTGAATACCGCCCGCAGCGAAGACAAGCCCCGCTCTCCGAACTCTCGGCTCGGTGTGGGAGCCATTGGCCTGCGGTATCAGGGAACAGTGATTACTGAGAAGGCCAGGGAATACGGCGATATCGTGGCCGTCTGCGACGTCGACCGGCATGTGCGTGAACAGGCTCGGGCGAGCTTTGGCAGCACGCCGCAGATCTTCGAAGACTATCGCGATCTACTCAAAAGGAAGGACGTCGATGTCGTGCTGATCGGCACGCCGGATCACTGGCACGCCAAAATGCTGATCGACGCCTGTCTCGCAGGTAAAGACGTTTATTGTGAGAAGCCGCTCACGCTCACGATCGATGAAGGAAAGCACATCACCAAAGCGGTGCAGGAGACCGGTCGCGTCGTGCAAGTGGGTTCCTGGCAACGCAGCGATCACCGGTTTCGCCTCGCGGTCGAACTGGTCCGTCAGGGACGGCTCGGCGAGTTGCAACAGGTGGAAGTGGTCCTCGGCAAAGACGTGGTAGGCGGGCCCTTCGAGAAAACCCCAGTCCCGAAAAACCTGAACTGGAACTTGTGGCAAGGGCAGACGCCGGACGTTCCCTACATCCAGGAACGTTGCCATTACACATTCCGCTGGTGGCAGGAATACTCAGGCGGCCAGATGACCGACTGGGGCGCTCACCATGTCGATATCGCCCGTTGGGCCATCAACGATGACCCGGTCGAAATCGAAGGGGTCGCGACCTATCCGAACGTCACCGACGGTTACAACGTGCCGATCGACTTTTCCGCCCGTTACAAGTTTGGCAACGGCGTGGAACTGACCGTCGCCGACCATGGCCGCAACGGCATCATGTTCACCGGGACCGACGGCCGCGTGTTTGTGAACCGCGAGAACATTCAGGGGAAACCGGTCGAAGACCTCGCCACCCGCCCGCTCAGCCGCGAGCAGTTCAACGTCTACGATTACGACAATCACGATCGCCCGGAACGTGCAGGCAAGCTGGATGCCATCATCAATCACATGGGGAATTTCTTCGACTGCGTCCAATCCCGACGCCAGACGATTTCCGATGTGCAGGGACAGCACCGCAGCATTTCCGTCTGCCACCTGGGCAACATTTCGATGAAGCTCGGTCGACAGGTGAAATGGGATCCGGTGCAGGAAGAATTCCCCGGCGACGCCCAGGCCAATGCCCTGCTGAAGCGCGAACAGCGGGCCGGATTCGAAGTCGGGTGA